The Fluviispira sanaruensis sequence GCAATAAATTTAGTTAGCCTACAAAAAAATATCCCCTGGATTGACCTAGGGATTTTAAAAACTCAAGGGCATTTCTGTCTTTTTAATCCAGGCCTTGGTTGTTATGAATGCTTATTTTCAGACGCAACGGACACCATAGAAAATTGTTCTTTATCTGGAGTATTATCCCCCATCTGTGGTATCATAGGCTCATTTGCAGCAAATGAAGTTATTAAGTTCATACTTGGTAAACATACAAAAGACATCAACCACTTTTTTAGTTTTGAATTCCTAGAAAATAATTTTAAAAAATTCTACTGGAAAAGAAACTCAGATTGCCAATATTGTAATGCATTTTTAAAATTACGCCCAACCTCAATTCTTGAAAAAAAAATTTACGATGACTTTTTTATAGATGAGCAAAAATTTAAAGAAAAACAGCAAGACGAAAATAACCTAGCTGTTTTTTTAGATGAACCAACACTTCATTCCTCTTTGGATTCTGCTTTTGAAGAAAGCGATTTTCAAAACAAAAAAACAAAAATTCAATTTATTAATGAAAATATTCACTCGATATTAAATAAAAATTTTTTTCTGATTGATAAACCTAAAAATGAAGAATATTATTCGAAATTTAAACTTATTATTTTTTTATGTCGTAGTGGGATAAAAAGCAAAACTGCCTGTGAAATTTTTAGAAAACAAG is a genomic window containing:
- a CDS encoding ThiF family adenylyltransferase; translated protein: MNINKYSRQISIPFVGILGQEKIKDTKVTIIGAGALGHSTSIYLAASGIGHISIFDHDIVEESNLSRQILFSDQDIGKPKAKCLTEYLKKLYSDVEFHFFDKEFSVNNSYLLPSNCNFIINASDNYTTRHAINLVSLQKNIPWIDLGILKTQGHFCLFNPGLGCYECLFSDATDTIENCSLSGVLSPICGIIGSFAANEVIKFILGKHTKDINHFFSFEFLENNFKKFYWKRNSDCQYCNAFLKLRPTSILEKKIYDDFFIDEQKFKEKQQDENNLAVFLDEPTLHSSLDSAFEESDFQNKKTKIQFINENIHSILNKNFFLIDKPKNEEYYSKFKLIIFLCRSGIKSKTACEIFRKQGFNAYYALNR